One part of the Botrytis cinerea B05.10 chromosome 8, complete sequence genome encodes these proteins:
- the Bcmrpl51 gene encoding Bcmrpl51 codes for MRITGLRKTTTGQNGVGAFILQCTKMDFHYCDWAGSSKGMNTFIKNSLPGFAKANPQIEITVSPRPAKHPVIIGHYINGREKAICVRNLEIGQILKKAELLRDASGEKLKRVKKPVKSINESVRGIWSPYHSGGIKV; via the exons ATGAGGATTACAGGATTAAGGAAAACAACCACTGGTCAG AATGGTGTCGGCGCCTTCATTCTCCAATGTACAAAAATGGATTTTCATTACTGCGATTGGGCTGGCAGTTCCAAGGGCATGAA TACCTTCATCAAAAACTCCTTACCGGGCTTCGCGAAAGCCAATCCTCAAATCGAAATCACTGTCTCTCCTCGACCCGCCAAGCACCCAGTCATTATAGGACATTATATCAATGGTCGCGAGAAGGCCATTTGCGTCAGGAACCTAGAAATCGgacaaatattaaaaaaggcAGAGCTGCTCAGAGATGCAAGTGGAGAAAAACTCAAGAGAGTCAAGAAGCCCGTGAAGAGTATCAACGAGAGTGTTAGAGGTATCTGGAGTCCTTATCATAGTGGTGGAATTAAGGTTTGA
- the Bcsnp1 gene encoding Bcsnp1, translating to MTDKLPPNLLALFAPRPPLRWVPPSDFAPEDRKTANISGLAAFLPALQEYKETDDYQPTESWLQRKDRVKLEKKATHENIIQEAPKLFKPSEDPNIRGDAFKTLIVSRLDYDATEKDLEREFGRFGPIERIRIVVDTHQHEKPGKKVKKHRGYAFVVFEREKDMRAGLENCDGIRIKDRRIKVDVERGRTVKGWLPRRLGGGLGGRGYTKSASSRPMGPGGFNGPPGGPGGFRGGFRGGFDGGRGRGGFRGGFDRGGFGGGGGGGRGGIGYQGRGGFGDRGDRGGYGGGGSNGYAPPNAPAGPGGGGRGGFNGGGGYGGRGGGGFGAGSPDRNGPGGSSGGYESRGGRSYDDRSGGYRGNSNRGYGDRDGGPPRGGSGSNMEPVRPRDGSGYRDRDGPRDGPRDGGYGGRPREDDSRKRPYDSNGYEEDPRKLRRY from the exons ATGACCGATAAACTCCCACCAAATCTCCTTGCGCTGTTCGCGCCTCGACCCCCTTTGCGATGGGTTCCGCCTTCAGACTTCGCCCCAGAAGATCGCAAAACTGCCAATATCTCTGGCCTTGCTGCGTTTCTCCCAGCTCTTCAGGAGTACAAGGAGACTGACGATTACCAGCCAACCGAGAGCTGGCTTCAGAGAAAAGACCGTGTTaagttggagaagaaggcCACACACGAAAATATTATTCAGGAAGCCCCAAAATTAT TCAAACCATCTGAGGATCCAAACATTCGAGGAGATGCTTTCAAAACACTTATTGTTAGTCGATTGGATTATGATGCCACTGAAAAGGACTTGGAGCGCGAGTTCGGTCGGTTTGGACCCATCGAGAGA ATCCGCATAGTTGTTGATACTCACCAACATGAAAAGCCCGGAAAGAAGGTCAAGAAGCATCGCGGTTACGCATTTGTAGTTTTCGAACGAGAGAAGGACATGAGAG CTGGTTTAGAAAACTGTGACGGTATCAGAATCAAAGATCGTCGGATCAAGGTAGATGTCGAAAGAGGTCGAACCGTAAAAGGTTGGCTACCACGTCGTCTCGGAGGTGGCCTTGGGGGTCGTGGATATACAAAGTCTGCTTCTTCACGACCAATGGGTCCAGGTGGGTTCAACGGCCCTCCTGGAGGCCCTGGCGGTTTCAGAGGCGGCTTCCGAGGTGGTTTTGATGGAGGCAGAGGTCGTGGTGGATTTAGAGGAGGTTTTGATCGAGGTGGatttggaggtggtggtggtggtggacgAGGAGGAATCGGTTATCAAGGTCGGGGAGGATTTGGCGATAGAGGTGATCGTGGTGGGTATGGGGGTGGAGGATCCAATGGCTATGCTCCCCCTAACGCACCAGCTGGCCCAGGAGGTGGTGGTCGTGGAGGTTTCaatggaggtggtggttATGGTGGAAGAGGGGGCGGAGGTTTTGGAGCAGGATCACCAGATCGTAATGGTCCTGGAGGATCCAGCGGTGGGTATGAATCTCGTGGTGGCCGCTCATATGATGACAGATCCGGCGGATACCGTGGCAACAGCAATCGTGGCTATGGTGATCGCGATGGAGGTCCTCCTCGTGGAGGCAGTGGTAGCAATATGGAGCCGGTAAGACCCCGAGATGGTAGCGGATACCGTGATAGAGATGGACCCAGAGATGGACCTAGAGATGGGGGATATGGCGGAAGACCACGCGAAGACGATTCACGAAAGAGACCCTACGACAGTAATGGTTATGAGGAGGATCCTCGTAAATTGCGAAGGTATTAG
- the Bcmrt4 gene encoding Bcmrt4, producing the protein MPKSKRARVVHLTKVDKKGKELSLKLFANVRESLDSYQHCFVFSVDNMRNTYLKDVRNELSDCRLFFGKTKVMAKALGSDPSSEYQPNTSLLSPHLVGNVGLLFTNREPSSIITFFQDLSKTDFARAGTEASRNFTIPAGIVYSMGGEISAENDVPMAHSLEPELRRLNVPTTLTKGKITLENPYCVCNEGDVLDSRQTRLLKLFGVATADFSVQLLAYWSASNQEVTEIEATEMSE; encoded by the exons ATGCCTAAATCCAAGCGCGCGCGCGTCGTTCATCTCACCAAAGTCGataagaaaggaaaggagcTTTCGCTCAAACTCTTTGCCAATGTGCGCGAATCGCTCGATAGTTATCAGCATTGTTTTGTGTTTAGTGTGGATAATATGAGAAATACCTATTTGAAAGATGTCAGGAATGAATTGAGCGATTGCCG ACTCTTCTTtggaaaaacaaaagtaatGGCCAAAGCCCTCGGCAGCGACCCCTCCTCCGAATATCAACCCAAcacctccctcctctctcctcattTAGTCGGCAACGTTGGACTTCTCTTCACCAACCGCGAACCCTCCTCCATCATCACTTTCTTCCAAGATCTCTCCAAAACAGATTTCGCTCGTGCCGGCACAGAAGCTAGCAGAAACTTCACTATTCCCGCAGGAATAGTCTACAGTATGGGAGGAGAGATTTCCGCTGAGAACGATGTCCCCATGGCGCACAGTTTGGAACCAgaattgagaagattgaatGTACCGACTACCTTGACCAAAGGAAAGATTACTTTGGAGAATCCTTACTGTGTTTGTAATGAAGGTGATGTATTGGACAGTAGGCAAACAAGATTATTGAAGTTGTTTGGTGTGGCTACTGCAGATTTCAGTGTTCAATTGCTTGC ATACTGGAGTGCATCCAATCAAGAAGTAACAGAAATAGAGGCTACGGAAATGAGCGagtaa
- the Bcmdm10 gene encoding Bcmdm10, with amino-acid sequence MLEFMDYVQFAFYNATKWNYENSYSQLTASAKALLDFETPGGLRFNLSSLSSPNFATSYALGSVGLVDGSLSYLYSSLPLRTTSQSAKIDLYKIIRGYRQIQELRKVDESWMWEQWHGGRRVDQRDTLLYGRLYLPQSTLEALYLRRISPTQQVRITAVSDSRLRNGGTMLALHQYDTGKYSTETLYSTDGGLLGLRGLYNFGPDPRKEITEPPKQMSRIDDKFYGRFSAGAELYYGTLNKSGGVSVGGRFATLPAHKGIPLTATLTLNPLMGNISSTYAVKAGKNLSLCSRLDFNVYSYESDLVLGCELWKMKAPVEERRVRSMEAKLAWKLDEVDLEEKKKPEEVAGVLKARIDQNLKVGLVWEGRVKELLFTLGTSIDMKRRDQPFKALGLELQYSS; translated from the exons ATGTTGGAGTTCATGGATTATGTGCAGTTTGCATTCTACAATGCGACAAAATGGAATTATGAGAATTCATATTCGCAGTTGACTGCTTCTGCTAAAG cACTTCTTGACTTCGAAACCCCAGGCGGTCTGCGATTCAATCTCTCGTCACTCAGCTCCCCCAACTTCGCAACTTCGTATGCACTGGGTAGTGTCGGGCTTGTGGATGGATCTCTCTCCTACCTTTATTCCTCGTTGCCTCTCCGTACCACTTCGCAGAGCGCgaagattgatttatataagataatACGAGGATATCGACAAATCCAGGAGCTTAGAAAGGTTGATGAATCATGGATGTGGGAGCAATGGCACGGGGGTCGACGAGTTGATCAACGGGATACATTACTTTATGGACGACTTTATTTGCCGCAGAGTACGCTTGAAGCGTTATATTTGAGAAGAATTAGTCCGACACAGCAAGTGAGGATTACGGCTGTTAGTGATAGCAGGCTGAGAAATGGAGGAACAATGTTAGCTTTGCATCAGTACGATACAGGGAAATACAGTACCGAGACTTTGTATTCGACTGATGGGGGGTTATTGGGATTGAgaggattatataattttggaCCGGATccaaggaaagaaattacGGAGCCGCCCAAACAGATGTCAAGGATTGATGATAAATTCTATGGACGATTCAGCGCAGGAGCGGAGCTTTATTACGGAACTTTGAACAAATCAGGAGGTGTTAGTGTTGGAGGAAGGTTTGCCACCTTGCCGGCGCATAAGGGAATACCTTTGACAGCCACTTTGACGCTCAATCCATTGATGGGAAATATTAGTTCGACGTATGCTGTAAAAGCAGGTAAGAACCTATCTCTATGTTCAAGGCTAGACTTCAATGTCTATAGCTACGAGAGCGATTTGGTCCTTGGATGCGAATTGTGGAAGATGAAGGCACCGGTCGAAGAGCGCAGAGTAAGGAGTATGGAAGCAAAGCTTGCATGGAAGCTCGACGAAGTGGAtttagaagagaagaagaaacctgAAGAGGTCGCCGGAGTTTTGAAAGCAAGAATTGACCAGAACCTGAAAGTTGGTTTGGTATGGGAGGGTAGAGTCAAAGAATTATTGTTTACGCTGGGAACTTCGATTGATATGAAGAGGAGAGATCAACCGTTCAAGGCTTTGGGACTGGAATTGCAATATTCTTCGTGA
- the Bczrt2 gene encoding Bczrt2, translating into MSEYTVEVTCGSGNDYDGRMGVRISSIFVIGFGSMMGALLPIAAARTKRMSVPPLAFFITKYFGSGVIIATAFIHLLAPASANLASPCLEGAITDYDWAEGICLMTIFSMFFIELLASRFDVFGQEDHDLEAADPARDLIRRNTRDEKVDALKTSSPSDGNSYRETVDSPQASNAVLEQHDHESSITRVPTSGEGPSRGRSSIPGRPDDLSYPPGGEDHLGHQREHHEDGDHFAAQMTALFILEFGVIFHSIFIGLTLAVTGDDFNVLYIVLVFHQTFEGLGLGARLATAHWPKKKGWMPWALGAAYGFTTPIAIAIGLGVRTTFAPGSQKTMIINGVFDSISAGILIYTGLVELMAHEFMFNQEMRKSSMKMMLFAFGCMVAGAGLMALLGKWA; encoded by the exons ATGTCGGAATATACAGTTGAAGTTACGTGTGGGAGTGGAAATGATTATGATGGACGGATGGGTGTGCGAATATCTTCCATATTCGTCATTGGATTTGGTTCCATGATGG GTGCTCTTCTACCAATCGCGGCTGCAAGAACGAAAAGAATGAGTGTTCCACCTCTGGCATTCTTTATCACTAAATATTTCGGATCGGGTGTTATTATAGCTACCGCTTTCATACAT TTACTTGCTCCCGCTTCAGCCAATTTAGCTTCCCCATGTTTAGAGGGCGCAATCACAGACTATGATTGGGCTGAAGGTATTTGCCTTATGACTATTTTCAGCATGTTCTTTATTGAGCTCTTGGCATCACGATTTGATGTATTTGGACAAGAAGATCATGATTTAGAAGCTGCCGATCCTGCAAGAGATCTCATCCGGAGAAATACCCGAGATGAGAAGGTTGATGCATTGAAAACATCTTCGCCTTCAGATGGCAACAGTTACAGAGAAACTGTAGATAGCCCTCAAGCTTCCAACGCCGTTCTAGAACAACATGATCACGAGAGTTCAATTACCCGGGTACCAACATCTGGAGAAGGGCCATCCAGAGGTAGATCAAGTATTCCAGGTCGACCTGATGATTTGTCATACCCCCCTGGAGGAGAGGATCATCTCGGACATCAACGAGAACATCACGAAGATGGCGACCATTTTGCTGCTCAAATGACCGCACTATTCATTCTTGAATTTGGTGTCATATTTCATTCCATATTTATAGGTCTCACACTTGCCGTCACAGGTGATGATTTTAACGTCCTTTACATTGTCCTTGTTTTCCATCAAACATTTGAaggtcttggtcttggagCTCGACTTGCTACGGCTCATTGGCCTAAAAAGAAGGGGTGGATGCCATGGGCTTTAGGAGCAGCTTATGGTTTTACAACACCTATCGCAATTGCTATTGGTTTAGGTGTTCGTACAACATTTGCCCCAGGTAGTCAAAAGACTATGATTATCAATGGTGTATTCGACTCCATTAGTGCTGGAATTCTCATCTATACAGGATTAGTGGAATTGATGGCACATGAATTCATGTTCAATCAAGAGATGCGTAAGAGTTCAATGAAAATGATGCTATTTGCTTTCGGATGTATGGTTGCAGGAGCAGGTTTGATGGCGTTATTAGGGAAGTGGGCatga
- the Bctaf14 gene encoding Bctaf14 encodes MVADIKRTIKLVTEQRNIDKPALQEGFPMKSWNIEIFMLDENGNERPATCFTKAVYNLHPTFPNPTQTFTEAPFRCENEGWGEFDMTIDLFTTPTGGKHSIAHDLNFAKSRYEAKHPITFKNPSRELINSLRETGPVPGDENGAVRKKDVDGKKRKRTGQVDMEKLAEGLVKLQEDDLLHVVQMIHDNKSEETYTKNDVDLGEFHVDLYTLPDSLVKMLWDFIQTTMGKAY; translated from the exons ATGGTGGCCGAT ATTAAAAGAACGATTAAGCTCGTCACAGAGCAGCGCAACAT AGACAAACCTGCACTTCAAGAGGGGTTCCCAATGAAATCATGGAACATCGAAATCTTTATGTtagatgaaaatggaaacgAGAGGCCTGCGACCTGCTTTACTAAGGCAGTTTACAATCTGCATCCTACATTTCCGAATCCAACCCAAA CTTTCACTGAGGCTCCCTTCCGCTGTGAGAATGAAGGATGGGGAGAATTTGATATGACGATCGATTTATTCACCACTCCAACGGGCGGCAAGCATAGCATTGCACACGATCTCAACTTTGCCAAGAGCCGCTATGAAGCTAAACATCCGATTACATTCAAGAACCCAAGTCGAGAGTTAATTAATTCATTGAGAGAGACAGGACCAGTTCCcggagatgaaaatggagcCGTTAGAAAGAAGGACGtcgatggaaagaagaggaagaggactGGCCAGGTAGATATGGAGAAGTTGGCAGAAGGATTAGTCAAATTGCAAGAGGATGACCTTTTGCATGTCGTGCAAATGATTCATGATAACAAGAGCGAGGAAACATATACAAAGAATGATGTTGACC TGGGGGAGTTCCATGTCGATTTGTATACATTACCAGACTCATTGGTCAAGATGCTTTGGGATTTCATCCAGACCACGATGGGAAAAGCTTACTAG
- the Bcyrb1 gene encoding Bcyrb1: MAEPTNPEINTSNEPKLVESETKLATEPAALKEESAKETPAEASTLTEQATAAASTAAATVTSAATGITDNVFSMFGGGAKKEKKEDEDRGDNSGSAKAQKAAAAEENPEDEAPESEDVHFEPVIRLTEKVDVKTNEELEEQTFKMRAKLFKFVKDTQEWKERGTGDVRFLKHKENGKTRLVMRRDKTLKVCANHYVVPDMKLSPNVGSDRSWVWNAAADVSEGEPEAQTLAIRFANSENANLFKEAFIKAQQENEVFFKA; the protein is encoded by the exons ATGGCTGAACCAACAAACCCAGAGATCAATACCAGCAATGAGCCCAAACTCGTTGAGTCTGAGACCAAGCTTGCCACTGAGCCAGCAGCTTTAAAGGAAGAGTCAGCCAAGGAGACTCCAGCTGAGGCTTCT ACCTTGACCGAACAGGCTACTGCTGCCGCATCCACTGCCGCCGCGACTGTCACTTCTGCCGCTACTGGTATCACTGATAATGTTTTCTCGATGTTCGGTGGTGGAGccaagaaggagaagaaagaggatgaggacCGAGGAGATAACTCAGGATCTGCCAAGGCACAAAAGGCTGCCGCTGCTGAGGAGAACCCAGAG GATGAGGCCCCAGAATCCGAGGACGTTCACTTCGAGCCAGTTATTCGATTGACCGAGAAAGTCGATGTTAAGACCAACGAGGAACTCGAGGAGCAAACCTTCAAGATGCGCGCTAAGCTCTTCAAGTTCGTCAAGGATACTCAAGAGTGGAAGGAGCGTGGTACTGGTGATGTCCGATTCTTGAAGCACAAGGAGAACGGAAAGACCAGATTGGTTATGAGACGAGACAAGACTTTGAAGGTCTGCGCCAACCACTATG TCGTTCCTGACATGAAGTTGTCTCCAAACGTTGGTAGTGACAGAAGTTGGGTCTGGAACGCCGCAGCAGATGTTAGTGAGGGCGAGCCAGAAGCACAAACTTTGGCTATCCGTTTTGCCAACTCCGAGA ACGCCAACCTTTTCAAGGAGGCTTTCATCAAGGCTCAACAAGAGAACGAAGTTTTCTTCAAGGCCTAA